A single genomic interval of Coleofasciculaceae cyanobacterium harbors:
- the kaiB gene encoding circadian clock protein KaiB codes for MDQFKKTYVLKLYVAGNTPNSVRALKTLKNILEKDFQGVYALKVIDVLKNPQLAEEDKILATPTLSKVLPLPLRKIIGDLSDREKVLIGLDLLYEEIRQQKLSNPTDGLL; via the coding sequence ATGGATCAATTTAAAAAAACTTATGTATTAAAGTTGTATGTAGCTGGAAACACACCAAATTCAGTCCGAGCGCTCAAAACTCTAAAAAATATTTTAGAAAAAGATTTTCAAGGAGTTTATGCTCTTAAGGTCATTGATGTTTTAAAAAATCCTCAGTTAGCTGAAGAAGATAAGATTCTGGCGACTCCAACTTTATCCAAAGTGTTACCTCTTCCTCTAAGAAAAATAATTGGTGATTTGAGCGATCGCGAAAAAGTATTAATTGGTTTAGATTTACTTTACGAAGAAATTCGCCAACAAAAATTGTCAAATCCTACGGACGGTTTACTCTAA
- a CDS encoding circadian clock protein KaiA produces MSDHQDTFSSTTELASAKLQICLFSTQQQLSNSVIKLLDSDRYELKCLNLVQDLTDFSLENQEQIDCLVLFRDSQLGSVINQLWQSEILLPTLIVELEQLVDALTEAPVDSTTSLPNLTTINPLYHHAEIRLYPTQLAEINSYINLAITKFISFAPGSKISHDSLQDELKKEAVRESLIAQQRRLTEKLKERLGYSGIYYKRNPNFFYRNLSSPKQKKLHHKLSSSYRQIIIEYFNSNSPINKLIDEFVDQAFFADIATSQILEIHMELIDDFSHQLKIEGRNEDILLDCRLPLIDVISHLCEMYRRSIPGANASLELLFTVE; encoded by the coding sequence ATGTCAGACCACCAAGATACATTTAGCTCTACTACAGAATTGGCCTCAGCTAAATTGCAGATCTGCTTGTTTTCTACTCAACAACAGTTATCTAATTCAGTAATAAAACTATTAGATAGCGATCGCTATGAGCTAAAATGCCTTAATCTAGTTCAAGATTTAACTGATTTTAGCTTGGAAAACCAAGAACAAATAGATTGTCTGGTTTTATTTAGAGATTCTCAGTTAGGCTCGGTCATTAATCAGCTATGGCAATCAGAAATTTTACTTCCTACGCTAATAGTCGAACTAGAGCAATTAGTTGATGCGCTGACTGAAGCACCAGTAGATTCTACGACTTCTTTACCTAATTTGACTACTATTAATCCTCTCTATCACCATGCGGAAATACGGCTTTATCCAACACAGCTAGCCGAAATAAATTCATACATTAATTTGGCCATTACCAAGTTTATCAGCTTTGCTCCAGGTTCAAAGATTAGTCATGATTCGCTTCAAGATGAACTAAAAAAAGAAGCAGTAAGAGAGTCTTTGATAGCGCAGCAACGACGACTAACTGAAAAGCTCAAGGAAAGGCTAGGTTATTCAGGAATATATTACAAACGCAATCCCAACTTTTTCTACCGTAATTTATCCTCGCCCAAGCAAAAAAAATTACATCATAAACTAAGCTCAAGCTATCGTCAGATTATAATTGAGTACTTTAACAGTAATTCCCCAATAAACAAGTTGATTGATGAATTTGTCGATCAAGCTTTTTTTGCTGATATTGCTACATCACAAATTTTAGAAATTCACATGGAGCTAATTGATGATTTTTCACATCAGCTAAAAATAGAAGGGAGAAATGAAGATATTTTACTCGATTGTCGCTTGCCATTGATTGATGTTATTTCTCATTTATGTGAAATGTATCGCCGTTCCATCCCCGGAGCAAATGCCTCTTTAGAACTGCTCTTTACAGTAGAATAA
- the kaiC gene encoding circadian clock protein KaiC, protein MNEPNPLNQPQQQELIIQGVRKIRTMIEGFDEITHGGLPLGRTTLVSGTSGTGKTLLAVQFLYRGIEFFDCPGIFVTFEESPQDIIENACSFGWDLQNLIDRGKLFILDASPDPEGQEVVGNFDLSALIERIQYAIRKYKAKLVSIDSVTAVFQQYDAASVVRREIFRLVARLKQLEVTSILTTERIEEYGKIARFGVEEFVSDNVIIIRNVLEGERRRRTIEILKLRGTTHMKGEYPFTITNDGINIFPLGAMRLTQRSSNVRCSSGVKTLDRLCGGGFFKDSIILATGATGTGKTLLVSKFLEEGCRQGERAVLFAYEESRAQLSRNASSWGVDFEEMERQGLLKLLCCYPESAGLEDHLQMIKSEITDFKPSRIAIDSLSALARGVTNNAFRQFVIGVTGYAKQEEITGFFTNTTDQFLGANSITESHISTITDTIILLQYVEIRGEMSRALNVFKMRGSWHDKGIREYVISSDASEIPLIKESFRNYEGIISGSPSRVALNEKSELSRIARNVKDLSVDGVKDEG, encoded by the coding sequence ATGAACGAACCAAATCCCCTTAATCAACCACAGCAGCAAGAACTAATTATCCAAGGAGTTCGTAAAATCCGCACCATGATTGAAGGGTTTGATGAAATCACTCATGGCGGTTTACCGCTTGGCAGAACTACCTTAGTCAGTGGAACTTCAGGTACAGGAAAAACCCTTTTAGCGGTTCAGTTTCTTTATCGAGGAATTGAATTTTTTGATTGCCCAGGAATATTTGTTACTTTTGAAGAATCTCCTCAAGATATTATTGAAAATGCCTGTAGTTTTGGCTGGGATTTGCAAAACTTAATTGATCGCGGCAAGCTATTCATTTTGGATGCCTCTCCCGATCCTGAAGGGCAGGAAGTGGTGGGTAATTTCGATTTATCCGCTTTGATCGAGCGCATTCAGTATGCAATTCGTAAGTATAAAGCAAAGCTGGTTTCTATTGACTCAGTAACAGCAGTCTTTCAACAGTACGACGCTGCTTCAGTGGTTAGACGAGAAATTTTTCGTTTGGTGGCACGTCTCAAACAACTAGAAGTCACCTCAATTTTGACTACTGAACGAATTGAAGAATACGGTAAAATTGCCCGATTCGGAGTTGAAGAATTTGTTTCCGATAATGTAATTATTATTCGTAACGTTTTGGAAGGAGAGCGTCGTCGCCGTACCATAGAAATTCTCAAGCTTCGGGGAACGACTCACATGAAAGGGGAGTATCCCTTCACCATTACTAATGATGGTATCAATATATTTCCTTTGGGAGCGATGCGTCTTACGCAGCGTTCTTCCAATGTCCGTTGCTCTTCTGGAGTTAAAACCCTAGATCGACTATGTGGAGGAGGTTTTTTCAAAGATTCAATTATTTTGGCTACTGGAGCAACAGGAACAGGAAAAACTTTGCTAGTCAGTAAGTTCCTAGAAGAAGGCTGTCGTCAGGGAGAAAGAGCGGTGCTATTTGCCTATGAAGAATCTAGAGCGCAGCTATCTCGCAATGCTTCTTCTTGGGGCGTAGACTTTGAAGAAATGGAGCGTCAGGGTTTGCTCAAGCTGCTGTGTTGCTATCCCGAATCAGCAGGTTTAGAAGATCATTTACAAATGATTAAGTCAGAGATTACCGATTTTAAGCCTTCTCGAATTGCGATCGATTCTCTTTCTGCTTTAGCTAGAGGAGTTACCAACAATGCCTTCCGCCAATTTGTGATCGGAGTTACGGGTTATGCCAAACAAGAAGAAATCACGGGCTTCTTTACCAATACTACCGACCAATTTTTGGGAGCTAACTCAATTACTGAATCTCATATTTCTACCATTACTGACACCATTATTTTGCTACAGTATGTCGAAATTCGGGGTGAGATGTCTCGCGCCCTGAACGTCTTTAAAATGCGTGGTTCGTGGCACGATAAAGGAATCCGCGAGTATGTTATTAGCTCTGACGCATCAGAAATTCCCTTGATCAAAGAATCTTTCCGTAACTATGAAGGAATTATTAGCGGTTCTCCGTCTCGCGTTGCCCTCAACGAAAAAAGCGAGCTGTCCAGAATTGCGAGGAATGTTAAAGATCTTAGCGTCGATGGTGTTAAAGATGAAGGCTAG
- a CDS encoding acyl-CoA dehydrogenase family protein, which yields MKSEIEQIKSFLQDQIVPLANKIDRQPEILKLALQKMGDRSWLALKVAPELGGTGLSEPNYHRLQITMARASGALTFLQTQHQSAVAKLAQSENQSLQPEFFPDVAKGKTLVGVGFSHLRRCGVPMMQASETAGGYLLTGKVPWITGYDFFDQFIIGATLPDGRELYGIMPLQNQASKLAGEIKLSKPMKLIAMAASNTVSATIKQWFLPSDRVVTINPAGAIHHSSRRNILNHGFFALGCAYGGLDIIKAIAEKKQLQFLQESWQSLDREVVQQENKAIASLLNNQTYPQRLQLRAAMIDLAQRCSLAAVIASGGAANYLNSSAGRIYREALLFSVSGQTTDVMKASLNNLLRSSLS from the coding sequence ATGAAAAGTGAGATTGAGCAAATTAAGTCTTTTTTACAAGATCAGATTGTTCCTTTAGCTAATAAAATAGATCGTCAGCCTGAAATTTTAAAGTTAGCCTTGCAGAAAATGGGCGATCGCTCTTGGTTGGCTTTAAAAGTTGCTCCAGAATTGGGCGGAACAGGCTTGAGCGAACCAAACTATCATCGTTTACAAATTACGATGGCAAGGGCTTCTGGTGCTTTAACTTTTTTGCAAACTCAACATCAAAGTGCTGTAGCTAAGCTCGCACAAAGCGAGAATCAGTCTTTACAGCCAGAATTTTTCCCTGACGTAGCCAAGGGTAAAACTCTAGTAGGAGTAGGGTTTTCTCATCTGCGCCGTTGCGGTGTGCCAATGATGCAGGCAAGCGAAACAGCAGGAGGATATCTTTTAACGGGGAAAGTTCCCTGGATCACTGGTTATGATTTTTTTGACCAGTTTATTATCGGGGCAACCTTACCCGACGGCAGAGAGCTTTATGGAATAATGCCTCTGCAAAATCAAGCATCAAAATTGGCAGGTGAAATCAAGCTCAGCAAACCAATGAAGCTAATTGCCATGGCTGCGAGCAATACCGTTAGTGCCACAATCAAGCAGTGGTTTTTACCGAGCGATCGCGTAGTAACTATTAACCCAGCAGGAGCAATTCACCACAGTAGTCGTCGCAATATCCTCAATCATGGTTTTTTTGCCTTGGGTTGCGCTTACGGGGGTCTAGATATTATTAAGGCTATAGCCGAGAAGAAACAATTACAGTTTTTACAAGAGTCTTGGCAATCTCTCGATCGGGAGGTAGTACAACAAGAAAATAAGGCGATCGCTTCCCTATTAAACAACCAGACTTATCCCCAGCGGTTACAGCTTCGTGCTGCGATGATTGATTTGGCTCAACGCTGTAGTCTAGCTGCAGTAATTGCCTCTGGTGGCGCAGCTAATTATCTTAACTCTAGTGCAGGACGAATTTATCGTGAAGCTTTACTATTTAGTGTTTCTGGGCAAACTACTGATGTTATGAAAGCCAGCTTAAACAACTTGTTGCGATCGAGCTTAAGCTAA